In one Moritella sp. 5 genomic region, the following are encoded:
- the trmH gene encoding tRNA (guanosine(18)-2'-O)-methyltransferase TrmH, with translation MTPERLERITKMLQHRQPDLTVCMESVHKPHNLAAVVRTCDAVGVNNVHAVWSVRPTKVSGGTATGSQNWVKVHSHDNIAEAIKELKAQGMQVLATNLSDTAVDFREIDYTKPTAILMGQEKTGISAEALALADQDIIIPMVGMVQSLNVSVATATILYEAQRQRDNAGMYQGESKLSAEEQHKIYFEGGHPIYAKACKRKGLAYPALDEEGQIVADESWWDALRSSN, from the coding sequence ATGACCCCAGAACGTCTCGAACGCATCACTAAAATGCTCCAACACCGCCAACCAGATCTTACTGTTTGTATGGAATCTGTGCATAAACCACATAACCTTGCAGCCGTAGTAAGAACTTGCGATGCAGTTGGTGTCAACAATGTTCACGCGGTATGGTCTGTACGTCCAACAAAGGTATCTGGAGGCACTGCAACAGGTAGCCAAAACTGGGTAAAAGTACACTCTCACGATAACATTGCTGAAGCAATCAAAGAATTAAAAGCCCAAGGCATGCAAGTACTTGCAACTAACCTGTCTGATACTGCTGTTGATTTCCGTGAAATTGACTACACCAAACCAACTGCGATCTTAATGGGTCAAGAAAAGACTGGTATCAGTGCAGAAGCATTGGCACTTGCCGATCAAGATATCATCATCCCTATGGTTGGTATGGTGCAATCGTTAAATGTATCAGTAGCAACTGCGACGATCTTATATGAAGCACAGCGTCAACGTGACAATGCTGGCATGTACCAAGGCGAAAGCAAACTATCCGCTGAAGAACAGCACAAAATCTACTTTGAAGGTGGCCACCCTATCTATGCAAAAGCATGTAAACGTAAAGGTTTAGCTTACCCAGCATTAGATGAAGAAGGTCAAATTGTTGCTGACGAATCGTGGTGGGATGCACTGCGTAGTTCAAACTAG
- a CDS encoding virulence factor BrkB family protein: protein MVKSSYQYPLLLWLAKTKIVLWLFLLNCFAFLRYLGQRVSDDRITVNASALAYTTLLSLVPLITVVFSVMSAFPIFESWQQSVEAFLYTNLVPHATGTIQEYLQDFVANTGKMTSIGSGALFMVALLLINTIDKHINHIWRCKIERSFFLSFAVYWLILTFGPLFIAISLGISSYLLSLSFVSDVTEVTGIVSLLKLVPALLGTLGLFVMYVVIPHRHVPLLYAFIGASISALLFEGIKRIFTWYLVQFPSYEVIYGALATIPILLVWIYLCWLIVLLGAEITASLTEFDEHKKAQVKLKQQSQNQQQKHLSMDDSSN from the coding sequence GTGGTTAAGTCATCTTATCAATATCCGCTACTGCTGTGGTTGGCAAAAACTAAAATCGTGTTGTGGTTATTTTTGTTAAATTGCTTTGCATTTTTGCGCTATTTAGGTCAACGCGTGAGTGATGACCGGATCACGGTTAACGCGAGTGCGTTAGCGTATACAACGTTACTTTCTCTCGTCCCATTAATCACTGTCGTATTTTCGGTGATGTCGGCTTTTCCTATTTTTGAAAGTTGGCAGCAAAGTGTTGAAGCATTTTTATATACCAATTTAGTGCCACATGCGACGGGTACGATTCAAGAGTATTTACAGGATTTTGTTGCCAATACAGGCAAGATGACCTCGATTGGCTCTGGCGCGCTGTTTATGGTGGCATTGCTGTTAATTAATACCATTGATAAACACATTAATCATATTTGGCGTTGTAAAATTGAACGTAGTTTCTTTTTATCATTTGCGGTGTATTGGTTGATATTAACTTTTGGTCCATTATTTATTGCCATTAGTTTAGGTATTTCGTCTTATTTATTATCCTTATCGTTTGTTTCTGATGTGACTGAAGTGACCGGGATTGTTAGCCTGTTAAAGTTGGTGCCTGCCTTGCTGGGTACATTGGGTTTATTTGTGATGTATGTGGTTATTCCTCATCGTCACGTACCGTTACTTTATGCATTTATTGGCGCCTCGATTAGTGCTTTGTTATTTGAAGGTATCAAACGGATCTTTACTTGGTATTTAGTACAATTTCCCTCTTATGAAGTGATTTATGGCGCATTAGCAACTATACCTATCTTATTAGTTTGGATTTACCTGTGCTGGTTGATTGTCTTACTCGGGGCTGAAATTACCGCGTCATTAACAGAGTTTGATGAGCATAAAAAAGCACAGGTAAAATTGAAACAACAGTCACAAAATCAACAGCAAAAACATCTATCTATGGATGACAGCTCTAACTAA
- the dtd gene encoding D-aminoacyl-tRNA deacylase has product MIALIQRVRKADVTVEDEVIGKIGQGLVVLLGIEKGDTEAKAKRLCEKLLAYRVFSDTDDKMNLNVQQVNGELLVVSQFTLAADTNSGTRPSFSTAAAPADASHLYEYFVGQCHQKEITTETGRFAADMQVSLVNDGPVTFWLQV; this is encoded by the coding sequence ATGATCGCATTGATCCAGCGTGTGCGCAAAGCAGATGTAACCGTTGAAGACGAAGTTATCGGTAAAATAGGCCAAGGCTTAGTGGTGTTATTAGGCATCGAGAAAGGTGATACCGAGGCGAAAGCCAAGCGTTTATGTGAAAAATTATTAGCGTATCGCGTTTTTAGTGATACAGACGATAAAATGAATTTAAATGTTCAACAAGTCAATGGCGAACTGTTAGTGGTATCGCAATTTACTTTAGCGGCAGACACTAATTCTGGTACAAGGCCGAGCTTTTCGACTGCTGCTGCTCCTGCTGATGCCAGTCATTTATATGAATATTTTGTTGGTCAATGTCATCAAAAAGAAATAACGACAGAGACTGGGCGCTTTGCTGCAGATATGCAAGTGTCGTTAGTCAATGATGGACCGGTTACTTTTTGGCTGCAAGTGTAG
- a CDS encoding multidrug efflux SMR transporter, with protein MGWLFLLLGVLAEATSHVALKATNGFSNFWPSVIVIFGHLLAFLFLGQAVKNLPVGIVHASWAGLAIILVTYMSSLVYKQHLDTKVWIGMLFIAVGIALINLSSTPHSH; from the coding sequence ATGGGTTGGTTATTTCTTTTATTAGGCGTATTGGCAGAAGCCACATCACACGTAGCACTGAAAGCAACCAATGGATTTAGCAACTTCTGGCCCAGTGTCATTGTTATCTTTGGCCACCTACTCGCCTTTTTATTTTTAGGGCAAGCCGTTAAAAATTTACCCGTGGGTATTGTGCATGCATCATGGGCTGGATTAGCGATTATTTTGGTTACCTATATGTCGAGCTTAGTCTACAAACAACACCTCGATACTAAAGTTTGGATCGGCATGTTATTTATCGCAGTCGGCATTGCCTTAATCAATCTGTCATCGACCCCACACTCCCATTAA
- the rpoZ gene encoding DNA-directed RNA polymerase subunit omega, producing the protein MARVTVEDAVQQVGNRFDLILMAARRARQLQIHGKEPLVAPENDKPTVIALREIEAGLISNELMDAGDRQEQQEHEAQQIAAVAAIAEGRG; encoded by the coding sequence ATGGCACGCGTAACCGTAGAAGATGCTGTACAACAGGTTGGTAACCGTTTCGACCTAATATTAATGGCGGCACGTCGCGCTCGTCAATTACAGATTCATGGTAAAGAACCTCTAGTAGCACCGGAGAATGATAAACCGACTGTAATCGCCCTTCGTGAAATTGAAGCGGGTCTAATTAGCAACGAATTAATGGATGCTGGCGACCGTCAAGAGCAGCAAGAGCACGAAGCACAGCAAATTGCAGCAGTAGCAGCAATCGCTGAAGGCCGTGGCTAA
- the pip gene encoding prolyl aminopeptidase, with translation MIGLYPAIQHYAEHHLSVSPLHSLYIEEVGNPDGIPLLFLHDGPGKGVLEDDRRLFDPKLYRIILFDQRGCGRSKPYACIEDNTTQDLLQDISAILTLLDIRRCVLFGEGWGATLALLYSLSHQDKVQGLILHSLFLARNQDLTWQFSASGGAAQLFPDHFKQLVSRANGRDYGALLSAYSQLLVSDNEIEKMAAAKDWVEWQAQIGNPHPEFRNKVDLIDADVALSMSTLQCHYFSKNCFISDNYIFKCLDSLSHLPIIMVHGRFDISNPLGPAYELCQHLSLAKLFIVPHAGHFDCEPGMIDALRKATELMAEIIAFEFVSD, from the coding sequence ATGATTGGACTGTACCCGGCCATTCAGCATTATGCTGAACATCATTTATCTGTAAGTCCCTTGCACAGTCTTTATATTGAGGAAGTGGGTAATCCTGATGGTATACCGCTATTATTTCTGCATGACGGTCCCGGTAAGGGGGTTCTGGAAGATGATAGACGTTTATTCGACCCTAAGCTATACCGAATAATTTTGTTTGACCAACGTGGCTGTGGGCGCTCTAAACCGTATGCCTGTATTGAAGACAATACTACCCAAGATTTATTGCAGGATATTAGTGCTATCTTAACGCTGTTAGATATTCGTCGTTGCGTATTATTCGGTGAAGGTTGGGGGGCTACGTTAGCGTTACTGTATAGCTTGAGCCATCAAGATAAGGTACAAGGCTTAATACTACACAGTTTATTTTTAGCGCGTAATCAGGATTTAACGTGGCAATTTTCAGCATCGGGTGGTGCTGCACAGTTATTTCCTGATCATTTTAAGCAGCTAGTTAGCCGTGCTAATGGAAGGGATTATGGTGCCTTACTCTCTGCATATAGTCAGTTGTTAGTCAGTGATAATGAAATAGAAAAAATGGCAGCGGCAAAAGATTGGGTAGAGTGGCAAGCGCAAATTGGTAATCCACATCCTGAGTTCCGCAATAAAGTTGATCTGATTGATGCGGATGTGGCGTTAAGTATGTCGACGCTACAATGTCATTATTTTTCGAAAAATTGTTTTATTTCTGACAATTATATTTTTAAGTGTCTAGACTCATTATCACATTTACCGATAATCATGGTGCATGGGCGCTTTGATATCTCTAATCCGTTGGGGCCTGCGTACGAATTATGTCAGCACCTCTCATTAGCTAAGCTGTTTATTGTGCCTCATGCGGGTCATTTTGATTGTGAACCTGGCATGATAGATGCGTTACGAAAAGCAACAGAACTCATGGCTGAGATTATTGCGTTTGAGTTTGTCAGTGATTAA
- the gmk gene encoding guanylate kinase, which yields MARKGTLFIVSAPSGAGKSSLIKALLDANPSSDMKVSVSHTTRAIRPGEVDGIHYHYIPVTDFKQQIENNEFFEWAEVFGNYYGTSRVTIEKTLARGIDIFLDIDWQGARQIKEQIADARGIFILPPSREELERRLNSRGQDSDEIIASRMAEAEAEMSHYNEYDYLIINDDFSTALEDLHAIVRAERLSSTKQAAKNNVIMKDLLVK from the coding sequence ATGGCACGTAAAGGCACTCTATTTATTGTATCCGCTCCAAGTGGCGCAGGAAAATCAAGTCTTATCAAAGCACTTCTAGATGCAAACCCAAGCAGCGATATGAAAGTGTCTGTATCTCACACGACTCGAGCAATTCGCCCTGGTGAAGTTGACGGCATTCATTACCACTACATCCCTGTAACAGACTTCAAACAACAAATCGAAAACAATGAGTTTTTTGAATGGGCTGAAGTATTCGGTAATTACTACGGCACATCTCGTGTAACGATTGAAAAAACACTTGCTCGCGGTATTGATATTTTCCTCGATATCGATTGGCAAGGTGCGCGTCAAATAAAAGAACAAATTGCGGATGCGCGTGGTATTTTTATCCTGCCTCCAAGCCGTGAAGAGTTAGAGCGTCGTCTAAATAGTCGCGGTCAAGACAGCGACGAAATTATTGCAAGCAGAATGGCTGAAGCAGAAGCTGAAATGTCACACTATAATGAGTATGATTACCTTATTATTAATGACGATTTTTCGACTGCATTAGAAGATCTTCACGCGATTGTTCGTGCAGAAAGACTCAGTTCAACAAAGCAAGCAGCAAAAAACAACGTAATTATGAAAGATTTGCTGGTTAAGTAG
- the spoT gene encoding bifunctional GTP diphosphokinase/guanosine-3',5'-bis pyrophosphate 3'-pyrophosphohydrolase: MHIFANLKATTSTYLSVEQVELIEHAYLVAREAHLPQKRSTGEPYIIHPVAVAEILADMRLDHKTIMAALLHDVIEDTETTQEDLASLFGDTVAELVEGVSKLDKLKFRDRKEAQAENFRKMFMAMVQDIRVILIKLADRTHNMRTLGALRPDKRRRIASETLEIFAPIANRLGIHNIKNELEELGLEAMYPMRYRILTESVKSARGNRKEVMSNIRQEIEGRLVEAGVPAKTDGREKLIFSIYNKMKKKRVQFHEVVDIYAFRIIVDDLDTCYRVLGQMHSLYKPKIRRFKDYIAIPKTNGYQSLHTSLVGPHGVPLEIQIRTKDMDLMADRGVAAHWSYKQGADKINTNAQLRAQKWMQSLLELQQSAGSSFEFIESVKTDLFPDEIYVFTPKGKIIELPRGATPVDVAYSIHTDVGHTCVGARVNRQPHALSQPLKNGQTVEIITAPGARPNAAWLNFIVTGRARARVRQQLKNMRTEDSIILGRRLLNHALSGVKVDDIDIENLNQVLEDTKCENLDALLIEIGLGNMMSILIARRLQGRVDELTDLSPRSEEDKMPIKGAEGMLVSFANCCHPIPGDPIVAHLSPGKGLVVHIETCRNIHGYQNEPDRYIPVEWDDNIDPSQEFKTEIRIQVVNHQGVLAKLTNTVASTGANIHNIVTDEKDARVYNVDILITAKNRKHVADVMKKIRTLQDVLKISRSYN; the protein is encoded by the coding sequence TTGCATATATTCGCAAATTTAAAAGCAACGACATCAACCTACCTATCGGTTGAACAAGTCGAACTCATTGAACATGCTTATTTAGTCGCGCGGGAAGCGCATCTACCTCAAAAGAGAAGCACGGGTGAACCTTACATTATTCACCCAGTTGCCGTTGCTGAAATTCTTGCTGATATGCGCCTCGATCATAAAACCATTATGGCGGCACTGCTCCATGATGTGATTGAAGATACAGAAACAACCCAAGAAGACCTTGCGTCATTATTCGGTGATACCGTTGCTGAATTAGTGGAAGGTGTTTCTAAACTTGATAAGCTTAAATTCCGCGATCGCAAAGAAGCACAAGCGGAAAACTTCCGTAAAATGTTCATGGCGATGGTACAAGATATACGCGTTATCTTAATCAAACTGGCCGATCGTACCCATAACATGCGAACCCTTGGTGCCTTAAGACCAGACAAACGCCGTCGTATCGCCAGTGAAACCTTGGAAATTTTTGCGCCGATCGCTAACCGCCTTGGTATTCATAATATTAAAAATGAATTAGAGGAATTAGGGCTAGAGGCCATGTACCCAATGCGTTACCGAATCCTGACTGAATCGGTAAAATCAGCACGTGGTAATCGCAAAGAAGTGATGTCTAACATCCGCCAAGAAATTGAAGGCCGTTTAGTTGAAGCAGGCGTCCCTGCGAAAACAGATGGTCGTGAAAAACTCATCTTTAGTATCTACAACAAGATGAAAAAGAAACGCGTCCAGTTCCATGAAGTTGTTGATATTTACGCATTCAGGATCATCGTTGACGACCTTGATACTTGCTACCGTGTACTGGGTCAAATGCACAGTTTGTACAAACCAAAGATAAGGCGCTTTAAAGATTACATAGCCATTCCAAAAACCAATGGCTATCAATCTTTACATACCTCATTAGTGGGTCCACACGGAGTGCCACTTGAGATCCAAATCCGCACTAAAGATATGGACCTTATGGCTGACCGTGGTGTTGCTGCACATTGGTCATACAAACAAGGCGCAGACAAAATTAATACCAATGCACAATTACGTGCACAGAAGTGGATGCAAAGCTTACTCGAATTACAGCAAAGTGCTGGTTCGTCATTTGAATTTATTGAAAGTGTGAAAACTGATCTGTTTCCAGATGAAATTTATGTTTTCACACCGAAAGGTAAGATCATCGAGCTACCACGTGGTGCGACACCCGTAGACGTCGCTTATTCAATCCATACCGATGTTGGTCATACTTGTGTTGGTGCCCGTGTTAATCGCCAGCCACATGCGCTAAGCCAACCATTGAAAAATGGTCAAACAGTTGAGATTATTACCGCGCCAGGTGCGCGACCAAATGCAGCATGGTTAAACTTTATTGTCACAGGAAGAGCCCGCGCTCGTGTCCGTCAGCAATTGAAAAACATGCGTACCGAAGATTCAATCATTCTAGGTCGTCGTTTATTAAATCACGCATTAAGCGGTGTTAAAGTCGATGACATTGACATCGAAAACTTAAACCAAGTACTCGAAGATACCAAGTGTGAAAATTTAGATGCCCTGCTTATCGAGATCGGTCTCGGTAACATGATGAGCATCCTGATTGCCCGCCGCCTGCAAGGTCGTGTTGATGAACTGACCGACCTTTCACCACGCTCGGAAGAAGATAAAATGCCAATTAAGGGCGCTGAGGGCATGCTAGTTAGTTTTGCGAACTGCTGTCATCCGATTCCAGGTGACCCAATTGTTGCCCACTTAAGTCCTGGCAAAGGTTTAGTTGTGCATATTGAAACCTGTCGTAATATTCACGGTTATCAAAATGAACCGGACCGCTATATCCCTGTGGAATGGGATGACAATATTGATCCAAGCCAAGAGTTTAAAACCGAGATCCGTATTCAAGTTGTTAATCACCAAGGTGTATTAGCAAAATTGACCAATACTGTAGCATCGACAGGCGCCAATATTCATAACATTGTTACCGATGAAAAGGATGCTCGTGTTTATAACGTTGATATACTCATTACCGCAAAAAACCGTAAACATGTAGCAGATGTAATGAAGAAGATACGCACCCTGCAGGATGTACTAAAAATATCACGCAGTTATAATTAA
- the recG gene encoding ATP-dependent DNA helicase RecG — MRLDKIPVIELKGVGAKMAEKLAKLNLVTVQDLLFHLPSRYQDRTTIYPIQELLPGLHGTIEGEIVSCDVTFGKRKIMSCKVNDGTGIITLLFFHFNAGQKNSFSVGKTITAFGEFRRGRFGYEIVHPEYKLAHATSSEMSEETLTPVYPSTDGLKQLTLRNLTDQALQHLTQTTLQELLPEGLYTGQIELNHAIQLLHRPTPDVSLELLEQGQHPAQQRLIIEELLAQNISMLQLRKKMQQHPAIKLQSSKTITDKFLAQLPFTPTNAQQRVVAEIQQDLQKAYPMMRLVQGDVGSGKTLVAALAALQAIGNGYQVALMAPTEILAEQHALNFKGWFNQLGIKVGWLSGKQKGKAREAELESIASGETQMIIGTHAIFQDAVKFLNLTLVIIDEQHRFGVEQRLALREKGAVSGLYPHQLFMTATPIPRTLAMTAYADLNTSVIDELPPGRTPITTVVMPDSKRGKIIERVELAVKNEGRQVYWVCTLIEESEVLEAQAAEDTANDLQKMLPDLRIGLVHGRMKAIEKQYVMEAFKNKQLDLLVATTVIEVGVDVPNASLMIIENPERLGLAQLHQLRGRVGRGKVASHCVLLYHAPLSDTGSKRLSVLRETTDGFKIAQRDLEIRGPGEMLGSKQTGIADLKVADLVRDQQLIPLVQNIARHLLQQHPDNAHAITLRWMADKDIYSNA; from the coding sequence ATGCGACTAGATAAGATCCCGGTTATCGAATTAAAAGGTGTTGGCGCCAAAATGGCCGAGAAATTAGCAAAGCTGAACTTAGTCACAGTTCAGGACCTGCTATTTCATCTGCCAAGCCGATATCAGGATCGTACGACCATCTATCCGATTCAAGAGCTTTTACCCGGTCTACACGGTACTATCGAAGGTGAGATCGTCAGTTGCGATGTCACGTTTGGTAAACGTAAAATAATGTCTTGTAAAGTCAACGACGGCACAGGCATCATCACCTTATTATTTTTCCATTTTAATGCCGGACAAAAAAACAGTTTCAGTGTCGGAAAAACAATTACCGCATTTGGCGAGTTTCGCCGAGGCCGCTTTGGTTATGAAATTGTCCATCCGGAATATAAACTTGCGCATGCTACCAGCTCAGAAATGAGTGAAGAAACGCTAACACCTGTATATCCTTCAACAGATGGGTTAAAGCAGCTTACCTTACGAAATCTAACAGACCAAGCACTGCAACACTTAACACAAACGACATTACAAGAGCTATTACCTGAAGGTTTATACACAGGACAAATCGAGTTAAATCATGCAATCCAACTATTGCATCGACCAACACCCGATGTCTCACTTGAGCTGCTAGAACAAGGTCAACACCCTGCGCAGCAACGCCTTATAATTGAAGAGCTACTGGCGCAAAATATCAGCATGCTGCAATTACGCAAAAAAATGCAGCAGCATCCCGCAATCAAATTGCAGTCCAGCAAAACAATTACTGATAAATTTTTGGCACAATTACCTTTTACGCCAACCAATGCCCAACAACGTGTTGTTGCTGAAATCCAACAGGACCTCCAGAAAGCCTACCCTATGATGCGTTTGGTTCAAGGTGACGTTGGGTCAGGCAAAACCCTCGTTGCAGCCTTAGCGGCCCTTCAGGCTATCGGTAATGGCTATCAGGTGGCATTGATGGCTCCAACTGAAATATTAGCCGAACAACATGCACTTAATTTCAAAGGCTGGTTCAATCAGCTGGGTATCAAAGTCGGCTGGTTATCTGGTAAACAAAAAGGTAAAGCGCGAGAAGCGGAGCTAGAATCGATTGCTAGTGGCGAAACGCAAATGATTATCGGCACCCATGCTATTTTTCAAGATGCAGTAAAATTCTTAAATTTAACCTTAGTCATTATTGATGAGCAACATCGCTTTGGTGTAGAGCAACGTCTTGCCCTACGTGAAAAAGGCGCGGTCAGTGGTTTATACCCGCACCAATTATTTATGACAGCAACCCCTATCCCACGCACCTTGGCCATGACCGCTTATGCAGATTTAAATACCTCGGTCATTGACGAATTACCACCAGGGCGAACCCCTATTACCACGGTGGTGATGCCCGATAGTAAACGCGGAAAGATCATCGAACGGGTTGAATTAGCCGTTAAAAATGAAGGCCGTCAAGTCTATTGGGTATGTACTCTTATTGAAGAATCAGAGGTGTTAGAGGCCCAAGCCGCTGAAGATACCGCTAATGATTTACAAAAAATGTTGCCCGATTTACGAATTGGTTTAGTACATGGCAGAATGAAAGCCATTGAAAAACAATACGTAATGGAAGCTTTTAAGAACAAGCAGTTGGATTTATTAGTCGCAACCACTGTTATTGAAGTCGGTGTTGATGTGCCAAATGCAAGTTTGATGATTATCGAAAATCCAGAGCGTTTGGGTCTGGCACAATTACATCAGCTACGTGGTCGAGTCGGCCGTGGGAAAGTGGCCAGCCACTGCGTATTACTTTATCACGCACCACTTTCCGATACCGGCAGTAAGCGATTATCGGTATTACGGGAAACCACAGACGGATTCAAAATTGCACAGCGAGACCTCGAGATCCGTGGCCCCGGCGAGATGCTCGGCAGTAAACAAACCGGTATTGCAGACTTAAAAGTGGCAGACTTAGTCCGCGACCAACAACTTATTCCTCTAGTCCAAAATATTGCTCGCCACTTACTGCAACAGCATCCCGATAATGCCCATGCGATCACCCTACGTTGGATGGCAGACAAGGACATTTATTCCAACGCTTAA
- a CDS encoding bifunctional GNAT family N-acetyltransferase/hotdog fold thioesterase — protein MFHVHIPETEQELEDYYHLRWSLLRAPLQRPRGSEKDIYDEHSEHRMILNNAGTPIACGRIYTAGADESQIHYMAVDPNHRKQGLGSLLISALEDEAYKAGSERIVMNARVEAVPFYEKCGFSLVGSGQISEGVRHRQMIKEVNAMDKILRHPDWCAELQQEWATKIPISQHMGINIRQYSGWRFETAAPLNANVNVHDTMFAGSIYSQATLTGWGLVWLMLKEQGLLGNIVLSKGSINYKRPINLEPFAVAHKYRMKGSLLELLEGRNAKLDIDVDVYSGPKLAAVFSATFVVIPVGA, from the coding sequence ATGTTTCATGTGCATATACCTGAAACGGAACAAGAGTTAGAAGATTATTATCATTTACGCTGGTCGCTATTAAGAGCACCATTACAACGTCCGCGTGGTAGTGAAAAAGATATCTATGATGAGCACAGCGAACATCGTATGATCTTGAATAATGCTGGCACACCCATCGCGTGTGGGCGGATTTATACCGCGGGTGCGGATGAATCTCAGATTCACTATATGGCCGTTGATCCTAATCACCGTAAGCAGGGCTTAGGCAGTTTACTGATCTCGGCTTTAGAAGATGAAGCTTACAAGGCAGGTAGTGAACGCATTGTCATGAATGCACGTGTTGAAGCGGTGCCGTTTTATGAAAAATGCGGTTTTTCTTTAGTGGGAAGTGGCCAAATTAGTGAAGGTGTTCGTCATCGTCAGATGATTAAAGAAGTGAATGCCATGGATAAGATTTTACGACATCCAGATTGGTGCGCTGAGCTACAACAAGAATGGGCAACCAAGATCCCGATTAGCCAACACATGGGCATTAATATTCGTCAGTACAGTGGTTGGCGATTTGAAACTGCGGCGCCATTAAATGCCAATGTGAATGTTCACGATACCATGTTTGCTGGCAGTATTTATAGCCAAGCGACGCTAACAGGCTGGGGATTAGTTTGGTTAATGTTAAAAGAGCAGGGGTTATTGGGGAATATCGTACTGTCGAAAGGCTCTATTAATTATAAACGCCCTATTAATTTGGAACCCTTTGCTGTGGCACATAAATATCGGATGAAGGGCAGTTTGCTGGAATTATTAGAAGGGCGTAATGCCAAGTTGGATATTGACGTTGACGTTTACAGTGGCCCGAAATTGGCCGCGGTTTTCAGTGCGACCTTCGTTGTTATACCTGTCGGTGCCTAG